One region of Bosea sp. 29B genomic DNA includes:
- a CDS encoding response regulator encodes MKILAIDDTKTLLSLLSMTLRNAGHEVAEAENGEEGLARFDQFKPDLVITDLNMPIMDGIEFTRACRARPAGQNTPIIVLTTENGAEIKAEGRRAGASAWMVKPFEPNTLLGLVARYQN; translated from the coding sequence ATGAAGATCCTCGCGATCGACGATACCAAGACTCTGCTCAGCCTGCTCAGCATGACGCTGCGGAATGCCGGCCACGAGGTGGCGGAGGCGGAGAACGGCGAAGAGGGGCTGGCGCGCTTCGACCAGTTCAAGCCCGATCTCGTCATCACCGACCTCAACATGCCGATCATGGACGGCATCGAGTTCACGCGCGCCTGCCGCGCGCGCCCGGCCGGCCAGAACACCCCGATCATCGTGCTGACCACCGAGAACGGCGCCGAGATCAAGGCGGAAGGCCGCCGGGCCGGCGCCAGCGCCTGGATGGTCAAGCCGTTCGAGCCAAACACCCTGCTCGGCCTCGTCGCGCGCTACCAGAACTGA
- a CDS encoding STAS domain-containing protein, with protein sequence MLNEAAAERSQSLPRTGAVSEIFTNPGDASQSINTGRAAVVITVSLPPFLGRSEAAAFRNQLLVALEQKESIAVECAEAGPFPSVWIQLLHSAASSAKARGLSVTLKAASDECRQSFQAIGFDPAQSALVLE encoded by the coding sequence ATGCTGAACGAAGCTGCCGCGGAACGGTCACAATCCTTGCCGCGAACCGGGGCGGTTAGCGAAATTTTTACCAATCCCGGAGATGCTTCCCAGTCAATAAACACAGGGCGCGCCGCCGTGGTCATCACCGTCTCCCTTCCGCCTTTCCTCGGCCGATCAGAGGCTGCTGCTTTCCGTAACCAGCTCCTCGTCGCGCTGGAGCAGAAGGAGAGCATCGCGGTCGAATGCGCCGAGGCCGGGCCGTTTCCGAGCGTGTGGATCCAGCTCCTGCATTCGGCTGCCAGCAGCGCCAAGGCGCGCGGCCTCAGCGTCACGCTCAAGGCGGCCTCGGACGAGTGCCGCCAGTCTTTTCAAGCGATCGGGTTCGACCCGGCGCAAAGCGCTCTCGTTCTGGAGTGA
- a CDS encoding response regulator — MHIAPSFPNLSVLLIDPSPHYRRIIRTMLYQAQLQRVFEAADLATAATTFIQKQPNIVMLDWDLPDGDSVKCLASIRSFKTSPFAKAPVLVMMEKPDRRAVVQAAKLGAHEIIIKPISPNNLWLHLSGIINIPRKYKEANGSISLVPRAISNSLF, encoded by the coding sequence ATGCATATCGCGCCATCCTTCCCCAATCTCTCGGTGCTGCTGATCGATCCCAGCCCGCACTATCGGCGCATCATCCGTACCATGCTCTACCAGGCGCAGCTGCAGCGCGTGTTCGAGGCGGCCGATCTCGCTACGGCGGCGACGACCTTCATCCAGAAGCAGCCCAACATCGTCATGCTCGACTGGGACCTGCCGGACGGCGACAGCGTGAAGTGCCTGGCCTCGATCCGCTCCTTCAAGACCTCGCCCTTCGCCAAGGCACCGGTGCTGGTGATGATGGAAAAGCCCGACCGGCGCGCCGTGGTGCAGGCCGCCAAGCTCGGCGCGCACGAGATCATCATCAAGCCGATCTCGCCGAACAATCTCTGGCTGCACCTCTCGGGCATCATCAACATACCCCGCAAGTACAAGGAAGCGAACGGCAGCATCTCGCTGGTGCCGCGCGCGATCAGCAACAGTCTGTTCTGA
- a CDS encoding methyl-accepting chemotaxis protein: MLAQALKLPDPANEDAPGAEAAARAVREIAERFGKLSAEITDISGRVGDVNAELDRQTDGLHRVVASVEQVSRSNQAIQQAADTAQQAASVVKSGLERVTGAVRQGLNAAQNDIAELSDGAQSISQALNEAVGRAHKAREASEAIQTITREIQLLSINAGVEAARSGAAGRGFAVIAAAVKQLAEQTRDATAASAKQLDALVATVDQLAKQSEANALAARRASDESQGISQQIGELDHFGRSVAGLISEIDSISAPARENAAAFAQVGDEIKGLAAGVDQSGRNLEVAARRGASLVSTSEAVLGAIANSGVRTPQSDMIEIALEASAAIAGLFEQALATGQASQADLFDEAYRPIPGSDPQQFMSRFTELTDRLLPSVQEKMLSASKRIVFCAAVDRNGYLPTHNRKYSQPQGQDPVWNNANCRNRRIFNDRTGLAAARNQKPFLLQTYRRDMGGGNFLVMEDLSAPIVVRGRHWGGVRFGLSV; this comes from the coding sequence ATGCTTGCCCAGGCCCTGAAGCTGCCTGATCCTGCCAATGAGGATGCTCCGGGGGCGGAAGCGGCAGCGCGGGCCGTGCGTGAGATCGCCGAACGCTTCGGCAAGCTCAGCGCCGAGATCACCGATATTTCCGGGCGTGTCGGCGACGTCAACGCCGAGCTGGACCGGCAGACCGATGGTTTGCACCGCGTCGTCGCTTCGGTCGAGCAGGTCTCGCGCTCGAACCAGGCGATCCAGCAGGCGGCCGATACCGCCCAGCAGGCGGCCTCCGTGGTCAAGAGCGGGCTGGAGCGGGTCACCGGCGCGGTCCGCCAGGGGCTGAATGCGGCACAGAACGACATCGCCGAATTGTCGGACGGTGCGCAATCGATCTCGCAGGCGCTGAACGAGGCCGTCGGCCGCGCCCACAAGGCGCGCGAGGCCAGCGAGGCGATCCAGACGATCACGCGCGAGATCCAGCTGCTCTCGATCAATGCCGGCGTCGAGGCGGCGCGCAGCGGCGCTGCCGGGCGTGGCTTTGCGGTGATCGCCGCTGCGGTGAAGCAGCTCGCCGAGCAGACACGCGACGCGACGGCCGCCAGCGCCAAGCAGCTCGACGCGCTGGTCGCGACCGTCGATCAGCTGGCGAAGCAGAGCGAGGCGAATGCGCTGGCGGCGCGGCGCGCCAGCGACGAGAGCCAGGGCATCTCGCAGCAGATCGGCGAGCTCGATCATTTCGGCCGTTCGGTGGCCGGGCTGATCTCGGAGATCGACTCGATCTCGGCGCCGGCACGCGAGAATGCGGCGGCGTTCGCGCAGGTCGGCGACGAGATCAAGGGACTGGCCGCCGGGGTCGATCAGTCCGGCCGCAATCTCGAGGTCGCGGCCCGGCGCGGGGCGTCGCTGGTCTCGACCAGCGAGGCGGTGCTCGGCGCGATCGCGAACTCAGGCGTGCGCACGCCGCAATCGGACATGATCGAGATCGCGCTCGAGGCGTCGGCGGCGATCGCCGGCCTGTTCGAGCAGGCGCTGGCGACGGGCCAGGCCAGCCAGGCGGACCTGTTCGACGAGGCCTACAGGCCGATTCCCGGCAGCGACCCCCAGCAATTCATGAGCCGTTTCACCGAGCTGACCGACCGGCTGCTGCCTTCGGTGCAGGAGAAGATGCTGTCCGCGAGCAAGCGGATCGTCTTCTGCGCGGCGGTCGACCGCAACGGCTACCTGCCGACGCACAACCGCAAATATTCGCAGCCGCAGGGACAGGACCCGGTCTGGAACAACGCCAATTGCCGCAACCGGCGCATCTTCAACGATCGCACCGGCCTCGCCGCGGCGCGCAACCAGAAACCGTTCCTGCTGCAGACCTATCGGCGCGACATGGGCGGCGGCAATTTCCTGGTGATGGAGGATCTGTCGGCGCCGATCGTCGTCAGGGGCCGGCACTGGGGCGGGGTCCGGTTCGGGCTCAGCGTCTGA
- a CDS encoding LysR substrate-binding domain-containing protein, producing the protein MNSRQLETFAAVMKAGTISRAAELLGVTQPGVSRAIAELEKSLGFLLFDRIRNRIVATPEGKLFYAQVQASFLGMDTLRATAARIRDHGAGQLRVGSLSALGSSLVPRAVRRFRDRRPEIAVTLMVLPSRDVRDGVASGAFDIGLAADEIDVSGVLHQLFVQPRVLCALPLGHPLAEKELIGPADLHDLPFIAYVPEDRARQRLDRIFAEAGVKPRIVVETIYAATVCALVAEGVGVGLVSPYAVAGADPTRLVLRPFEPEVQSRSLLILPLDRPKSQLVRDFIDCLMEVR; encoded by the coding sequence TTGAACAGCCGACAGCTCGAAACCTTCGCCGCGGTCATGAAGGCCGGCACGATCTCGCGCGCCGCCGAGCTGCTCGGCGTCACCCAGCCCGGCGTCAGCCGCGCCATCGCCGAGCTGGAGAAATCGCTCGGCTTCCTGCTGTTCGACCGCATCCGCAACCGCATCGTCGCGACGCCCGAGGGCAAACTGTTCTATGCTCAGGTCCAGGCCTCCTTCCTCGGCATGGACACGCTGCGCGCCACCGCCGCCCGTATCCGCGACCACGGCGCCGGCCAATTGCGCGTCGGCTCGCTCTCGGCGCTGGGCTCGTCGCTGGTGCCGCGGGCGGTACGCCGCTTCCGTGACAGGCGCCCGGAGATCGCGGTGACGCTGATGGTGCTGCCCTCGCGCGATGTCCGCGACGGCGTCGCCTCCGGCGCCTTCGATATCGGTCTTGCCGCAGACGAGATCGACGTCTCCGGCGTCCTTCATCAGCTCTTCGTCCAGCCGCGCGTGCTTTGCGCCCTGCCACTCGGCCATCCGCTTGCCGAGAAGGAGCTGATCGGCCCGGCCGACCTGCACGACTTGCCCTTCATCGCTTATGTGCCGGAGGATCGCGCCCGCCAGCGGCTCGACCGCATCTTCGCGGAGGCCGGCGTCAAGCCGCGCATCGTCGTCGAGACCATCTACGCCGCGACCGTCTGCGCCCTCGTCGCGGAAGGCGTCGGCGTCGGCCTGGTCAGTCCCTATGCGGTCGCCGGCGCCGATCCGACCCGGCTGGTGCTGCGCCCCTTCGAGCCGGAGGTGCAGAGCCGCAGCCTGCTGATCCTGCCGCTCGACCGGCCGAAATCGCAATTGGTGCGCGATTTCATCGACTGCCTGATGGAAGTGCGCTAG
- the metC gene encoding cystathionine beta-lyase has product MHDATRSVHHPVVNEEGYASLTVPTHRASTIVYPDAASFFARKHRGFDGYTYGLHGTPTHRTLEAQLTALHGGVRTVLVPSGQAAVTIVLLSVLLPGDKVLIPDQVYQPVRSFCEDYLKPRGIDYGVYDPLIGAGIADLIDDKVKLVWVESPGSNTMEVQDIPAIVKAAKAKGVLVGCDNTWATPLIFKPLAHGVDFACEALTKYVGGHSDLLLGSITVADLGLREKLKETLRGLGVGVSPDECQLALRGLETLALRLAHMGKVSEDFARRLTRSPAVETVLHPALPSCPGHEFWKRDMGRSSGVFSVVLKPVPHALLEKALSALRVFAIGASWGGTRSLIAPLAPEGDRTVVPWPHQGPSLRISVGLEDPDDLWNDLDALLIALEQPATAKVA; this is encoded by the coding sequence ATGCACGACGCGACCCGCAGCGTTCACCATCCCGTCGTCAACGAAGAGGGCTATGCCAGCCTCACCGTACCGACGCACCGCGCCTCGACCATCGTCTATCCCGACGCGGCCAGCTTCTTCGCCCGCAAGCATCGCGGCTTCGACGGTTATACCTACGGCCTGCACGGCACCCCGACGCACCGCACACTCGAAGCGCAACTGACCGCGCTGCATGGCGGCGTGCGCACGGTCCTCGTCCCCTCCGGCCAGGCGGCGGTGACCATCGTCCTGCTCTCGGTACTGTTGCCGGGCGACAAGGTGCTGATCCCCGATCAGGTCTATCAGCCGGTGCGCAGCTTCTGCGAGGACTACCTGAAGCCGCGCGGCATCGATTACGGCGTCTACGACCCGCTGATCGGCGCCGGCATCGCCGATCTGATCGACGACAAGGTCAAGCTGGTCTGGGTCGAGTCGCCGGGCTCGAACACGATGGAGGTGCAGGATATCCCCGCCATCGTGAAGGCGGCGAAGGCCAAGGGCGTGCTCGTCGGCTGCGACAACACCTGGGCGACGCCCTTGATCTTCAAGCCGCTGGCCCATGGCGTCGATTTCGCCTGCGAGGCGCTGACCAAATATGTCGGCGGCCATTCCGACCTGCTGCTCGGCTCGATCACCGTCGCCGACCTTGGCTTGCGCGAGAAACTGAAGGAGACGCTGCGCGGCCTCGGCGTCGGCGTCTCGCCCGACGAATGCCAGCTCGCTCTGCGCGGCCTGGAAACCCTGGCGCTGCGCCTTGCCCACATGGGCAAGGTCTCCGAGGACTTCGCCCGGCGCCTGACCCGCTCACCCGCAGTCGAGACCGTGCTGCACCCGGCCCTGCCCTCCTGCCCCGGCCATGAATTCTGGAAGCGCGACATGGGCCGCTCGTCAGGTGTGTTCAGCGTCGTCCTGAAGCCGGTGCCGCATGCTCTGCTGGAAAAGGCGCTCTCGGCGCTCCGGGTCTTCGCCATCGGCGCGTCCTGGGGCGGCACGCGCAGCCTGATCGCGCCGCTGGCACCCGAGGGCGACCGCACTGTCGTGCCGTGGCCGCATCAGGGCCCGTCACTGCGGATCAGTGTCGGCCTCGAGGATCCGGACGACCTCTGGAACGACCTCGACGCACTGCTGATCGCGCTGGAACAGCCGGCGACCGCCAAGGTCGCCTGA
- a CDS encoding amino acid ABC transporter substrate-binding protein has translation MKRTLLSLVAALALAAGFSAPASADTLQMIRERGKIICGTSPGVAGFSTQDANGRWGGFDIDICRALAAVIFNDTEKAGFVSLTSKDRLIALQAGEIDVLPRTTTWTLSRNAGQGVTFTTVNYYDGQGFMVSKKLGVSSAAQLGGASVCVAQGTTSELNLADYFRKLGVKYEAAAFGTSEEALKAYESGRCDAYTTDISALSAVRMKLQDLDDHVILPEVVSKEPLGPWVRTGDETWFNLVRWTVLALINAEELGITKANVQEMLKSSNPEVKRFLGLDGKMGEAMGVTNDWVVHIISAVGNYGESFERHLGKSSRLQLARGPNELWSKGGIQYSPPFR, from the coding sequence ATGAAACGGACCTTGCTAAGTCTCGTTGCCGCGCTGGCGCTCGCTGCCGGTTTTTCGGCGCCCGCTTCCGCCGACACGCTCCAGATGATCCGCGAGCGCGGCAAGATCATCTGCGGCACCAGCCCCGGCGTCGCCGGCTTCTCGACGCAGGACGCCAACGGCCGCTGGGGTGGCTTCGACATCGACATCTGCCGGGCGCTCGCCGCGGTGATCTTCAACGACACCGAGAAGGCCGGCTTCGTCTCGCTGACCTCGAAAGACCGCTTGATCGCGCTGCAGGCCGGCGAGATCGACGTGCTGCCGCGCACGACGACCTGGACGCTGTCGCGCAATGCCGGCCAGGGCGTCACCTTCACCACCGTCAACTACTATGACGGCCAGGGCTTCATGGTCTCGAAGAAGCTCGGCGTCTCCTCCGCCGCCCAGCTCGGCGGCGCCTCGGTCTGCGTCGCCCAGGGCACGACCAGCGAGCTCAACCTCGCCGACTATTTCCGCAAGCTCGGCGTGAAATACGAGGCTGCCGCCTTCGGAACATCCGAAGAAGCTCTCAAGGCCTACGAATCCGGCCGCTGCGATGCCTACACCACCGACATCTCGGCCCTCTCGGCCGTCAGGATGAAGCTGCAGGACCTCGACGATCACGTCATCCTGCCGGAGGTGGTCTCGAAGGAGCCTCTCGGCCCCTGGGTCCGCACCGGCGACGAGACCTGGTTCAACCTGGTGCGCTGGACCGTCCTCGCCCTGATCAACGCCGAGGAGCTCGGCATCACAAAGGCCAATGTCCAGGAGATGCTGAAATCCTCGAACCCCGAGGTGAAGCGCTTCCTCGGCCTCGACGGCAAGATGGGCGAGGCGATGGGCGTCACGAACGACTGGGTCGTGCACATCATCTCGGCCGTCGGCAATTACGGCGAGAGCTTCGAGCGCCATCTCGGCAAGAGCTCGCGCCTGCAGCTGGCGCGCGGCCCGAACGAGCTCTGGAGCAAGGGCGGCATCCAGTACAGCCCGCCATTCCGCTGA
- a CDS encoding LysR family transcriptional regulator: MQDLNDLYFFAQVVEHQGFAAAARAMGMPRSRLSRRLALLEERLGVRLVQRSTRRFAVTEIGREYHRHCLAMLVEAEAAQEAIDRVRAAPQGVVRVACPSAVLYFQVGAMIARFLAACPKVEVQLESTNRRVDVIREGFDIAIRVRFPPLEESELVMKVLAESRQCLVAAPQLLTQLGRALVPADIGALPSLSWGGTQQSHEWRLQGPDGAEASIRHQPRFVTEDMVALRHAALQGVGVVQMPTMVVTQDIKAGKLVHVLPDWAPRAGIIHAVFPSRRGLLPSVRALLDFLATEYARLDAESR; the protein is encoded by the coding sequence ATGCAGGACCTGAACGACCTCTATTTCTTCGCCCAGGTGGTCGAGCATCAGGGCTTCGCCGCCGCCGCCCGCGCCATGGGCATGCCGCGCTCGCGCCTGAGCCGACGCCTCGCATTGCTGGAGGAGCGGCTCGGAGTCAGGCTGGTGCAGCGCTCGACCCGGCGCTTTGCGGTCACCGAGATCGGCCGGGAATATCACCGGCATTGCCTCGCCATGCTGGTCGAGGCCGAGGCGGCGCAGGAGGCGATCGACCGGGTCCGAGCCGCGCCGCAGGGCGTGGTGCGCGTCGCTTGTCCCTCGGCCGTGCTCTATTTCCAGGTCGGGGCGATGATCGCCCGCTTCCTCGCTGCCTGCCCGAAGGTCGAGGTGCAGCTGGAAAGCACCAATCGGCGCGTCGACGTGATCCGCGAGGGCTTCGACATCGCGATCAGAGTGCGTTTCCCGCCTTTGGAGGAAAGCGAACTGGTGATGAAGGTGCTGGCCGAGAGCCGGCAATGCCTGGTTGCGGCGCCGCAATTGCTGACACAGCTCGGGCGCGCCCTCGTCCCGGCGGATATCGGCGCTTTGCCGAGCCTGTCATGGGGCGGGACGCAGCAGAGCCATGAATGGCGGCTGCAGGGGCCTGATGGCGCCGAGGCCAGCATCCGCCACCAGCCGCGCTTCGTCACCGAGGACATGGTGGCGCTGCGCCATGCCGCGCTGCAGGGTGTCGGCGTCGTGCAGATGCCGACCATGGTGGTGACCCAGGACATCAAGGCGGGGAAGCTGGTGCATGTCCTGCCGGACTGGGCGCCGCGGGCCGGCATCATCCATGCCGTTTTTCCGTCTCGGCGCGGCTTGCTGCCCTCGGTCAGGGCGCTGCTCGATTTTCTCGCGACGGAGTATGCGCGGCTGGACGCCGAGAGCCGCTAA
- a CDS encoding pirin family protein, with translation MRQVRGIYSSPTAHWVGDGFPVRSMFSHAAQGEHVSPFLLLDHAGPAEFAPTEKPRGVGVHPHRGFETVTIVYQGEVEHRDSTGQGGLIGPGDVQWMTAASGILHEEFHSQAFTRSGGTLDMVQLWVNLPAKDKSAAPGYQALLDRDIPAVALPDGAGTLRVIAGDYQGHAGPARTFTPIDIWDLRLKRDGQTSLALPEGRTLGIVVLRGNVLINGADKAREAQFVLLDRTGGEATIEAETDATVLVLSGEPIDEPVAMHGPFVMNTRDEIRQAMADFQNGRFGKIPASKTPA, from the coding sequence ATGCGACAGGTTCGCGGCATCTACAGCAGCCCCACCGCCCATTGGGTCGGCGACGGCTTTCCCGTCCGCTCGATGTTCTCGCACGCCGCCCAGGGCGAGCATGTCAGCCCCTTCCTGCTGCTCGACCATGCCGGCCCGGCCGAGTTCGCTCCGACGGAGAAGCCTCGCGGCGTCGGCGTCCACCCGCATCGCGGCTTCGAGACCGTCACCATCGTCTACCAGGGCGAGGTCGAGCATCGCGATTCCACCGGCCAGGGCGGCCTGATCGGCCCCGGCGACGTGCAGTGGATGACCGCGGCTTCCGGCATCCTGCACGAGGAATTCCACTCGCAGGCCTTCACCCGCTCGGGCGGCACGCTCGACATGGTCCAGCTCTGGGTCAACCTGCCGGCGAAGGACAAGAGCGCCGCCCCCGGCTACCAGGCCCTGCTCGACAGGGACATTCCCGCGGTCGCGCTGCCGGATGGCGCCGGCACGCTGCGTGTCATCGCCGGCGACTATCAGGGCCATGCCGGCCCGGCCCGGACCTTCACCCCGATAGACATCTGGGACCTCCGTCTGAAGCGCGACGGGCAAACCTCGCTCGCTTTGCCGGAAGGGCGCACCCTCGGCATCGTCGTCCTGCGTGGCAACGTCCTGATCAACGGCGCCGACAAGGCCCGCGAAGCCCAGTTCGTGCTGTTAGATCGCACTGGCGGCGAAGCGACGATCGAGGCCGAGACCGACGCCACCGTCCTCGTCCTCAGCGGCGAGCCGATCGATGAGCCTGTCGCGATGCATGGCCCCTTCGTCATGAACACCCGCGACGAGATCCGCCAGGCCATGGCCGATTTCCAGAACGGTCGCTTCGGCAAGATCCCGGCCAGCAAGACTCCGGCCTGA
- the ycaC gene encoding isochorismate family cysteine hydrolase YcaC, with product MTKPYTRLDKDKAAVLLVDHQAGLLSLVRDIDPDKFKNDVLALADLAKYFKLPTILTTSFEDGPNGPLVPELKQTFPDAPFIPRPGQINAWDNEDFVKAVKATGRKQLIIAGVVTEVCVAFPALAAIEAGFDVFVVTDASGTFNEITRQSAWQRMSDAGAQLMTWFGVACELHRDWRNDVEGLGALFSNHIPDYRNLITSYTTVSQRG from the coding sequence ATGACCAAGCCCTATACCCGCCTCGACAAGGACAAGGCCGCCGTCCTGCTGGTCGACCACCAGGCCGGCCTGCTCTCGCTGGTCCGCGACATCGACCCGGACAAGTTCAAGAACGACGTGCTGGCGCTGGCCGACCTCGCCAAATACTTCAAGCTGCCGACGATCCTGACCACCAGCTTCGAGGATGGCCCGAACGGCCCGCTCGTCCCCGAGCTCAAGCAGACCTTCCCGGATGCGCCGTTCATCCCGCGCCCCGGCCAGATCAACGCCTGGGACAATGAGGACTTCGTTAAGGCGGTGAAGGCGACCGGGCGAAAGCAGCTCATCATCGCCGGTGTCGTCACCGAGGTCTGCGTCGCCTTCCCGGCGCTGGCCGCGATCGAGGCCGGCTTCGACGTCTTCGTCGTCACCGACGCGTCCGGCACCTTCAACGAGATCACCCGCCAGTCGGCCTGGCAGCGCATGTCGGATGCAGGCGCCCAGCTGATGACCTGGTTCGGCGTCGCCTGCGAACTGCACCGCGACTGGCGCAACGATGTCGAGGGGTTAGGGGCGCTCTTCTCGAACCACATCCCCGACTATCGCAACCTGATCACCAGCTACACCACCGTCTCGCAGCGCGGCTGA
- the wrbA gene encoding NAD(P)H:quinone oxidoreductase, which produces MTKVLVLYYSSYGHIETMAQAVAEGVREAGAEAVIKRVPELVPEEVARKSGFKLDQAAPIATVDELPDYDAIILGVPTRFGNMPAQMKNFLDQTGGLWFQGKLIGKVGSVFTSTATQHGGQESTILSTHTVLLHQGMVIVGLPYSFQGQMTLAEITGGSPYGASTIAAGDGSRKPSENELAGARYQGKHVAGIAAKLAG; this is translated from the coding sequence ATGACGAAGGTTCTGGTTCTCTACTATTCGAGCTACGGCCATATCGAGACGATGGCGCAGGCCGTCGCTGAAGGGGTGCGCGAGGCCGGCGCCGAGGCGGTGATCAAGCGCGTGCCCGAGCTCGTCCCCGAGGAGGTCGCCCGCAAGTCCGGCTTCAAGCTCGATCAGGCCGCGCCGATCGCCACAGTCGACGAGCTTCCCGATTACGACGCGATCATCCTCGGCGTCCCCACCCGCTTCGGCAACATGCCGGCGCAGATGAAGAACTTCCTCGACCAGACCGGCGGCCTCTGGTTCCAGGGCAAGCTCATCGGCAAGGTTGGCAGCGTCTTCACCTCGACCGCGACCCAGCATGGCGGCCAGGAGAGCACAATCCTCTCGACCCATACCGTGCTGCTGCATCAGGGCATGGTCATCGTCGGCCTGCCCTACAGCTTCCAGGGCCAGATGACGCTGGCGGAAATCACCGGCGGCTCGCCCTATGGCGCCAGCACCATCGCCGCCGGCGACGGCTCGCGCAAACCTTCGGAGAACGAGCTCGCCGGAGCGCGTTATCAGGGCAAGCACGTCGCCGGGATCGCTGCCAAGCTGGCCGGCTGA
- a CDS encoding GNAT family N-acetyltransferase, whose translation MDTRVVDRPDQNRFELAIGDELALAYYKLDGNRVVLTHTEVPQALSGQGIGSRLAKGVFEQIRASGRKVVPRCSFMAGWVSRHPEYDDIVVG comes from the coding sequence ATGGACACCCGCGTCGTCGACCGCCCTGACCAGAACCGTTTCGAACTCGCGATCGGCGACGAGCTCGCCCTCGCCTATTACAAGCTCGATGGCAACCGCGTCGTGCTGACGCACACCGAGGTGCCGCAGGCCTTGTCCGGCCAGGGCATCGGCTCGCGCCTGGCGAAAGGCGTCTTCGAGCAGATCCGCGCCTCGGGCCGCAAGGTCGTGCCGCGCTGCTCCTTCATGGCCGGCTGGGTCAGCCGCCACCCGGAATATGACGACATCGTCGTGGGGTGA
- a CDS encoding type II toxin-antitoxin system HigB family toxin produces MQVISRKTLKEFWEREPRAEMPLRTWYAIADKAAWAGPADIKAQFGTTVDFVGDNRVIFDIGGNKYRLIVHFAYAYRRALIKFVGTHKDYDRIDPETV; encoded by the coding sequence ATGCAGGTGATCTCGCGCAAGACCCTGAAGGAATTCTGGGAGCGTGAGCCGCGTGCGGAAATGCCGTTGAGAACCTGGTACGCCATCGCCGACAAAGCTGCATGGGCAGGCCCGGCCGACATCAAGGCTCAGTTCGGGACGACGGTCGACTTCGTCGGCGACAATCGCGTCATCTTCGATATCGGCGGCAACAAATATCGGCTGATCGTCCACTTCGCCTATGCCTATCGAAGGGCTCTCATCAAGTTCGTGGGAACCCATAAGGACTACGACAGAATCGACCCGGAGACCGTGTGA
- a CDS encoding helix-turn-helix domain-containing protein, with amino-acid sequence MDIRAIRTEADYAWAVDEIARYFDDQPTPGTPEAARFDVLADLLKVYEDRHHPIEAPDPVEMIKQWMELRQLTQRDLAALIGSKSRASEILNRKRALTMEMVFKLNREWHIPADILVAPYHLAA; translated from the coding sequence ATGGACATTCGTGCGATCCGCACCGAAGCGGACTATGCGTGGGCGGTCGACGAGATCGCCCGCTATTTCGACGACCAGCCCACGCCCGGCACCCCCGAGGCTGCCCGCTTCGATGTGCTGGCCGACCTGCTCAAGGTCTACGAGGACAGGCACCATCCGATCGAGGCGCCTGATCCGGTCGAGATGATCAAGCAGTGGATGGAGCTCCGCCAGTTGACGCAAAGAGACCTTGCAGCGCTCATCGGGTCGAAGTCCCGCGCCTCCGAAATCCTCAACCGCAAGCGCGCCCTGACCATGGAAATGGTCTTCAAGCTCAACCGCGAATGGCACATTCCGGCCGATATCCTGGTCGCCCCCTATCATTTGGCGGCGTGA